A single region of the Brachypodium distachyon strain Bd21 chromosome 3, Brachypodium_distachyon_v3.0, whole genome shotgun sequence genome encodes:
- the LOC100843983 gene encoding nodulin-related protein 1, with protein MENFKKSSGDLMSSGKLVAESAMSAFQEKSVENVDKKKVAGASAEILDSASAYAKLEDKPVGQYMEKAEVYLKQYSAGGTEEKPTDAAAPPAAAVDAPPKPEAEEEAPKEPAPKPEAEESGGGLFKMAQGFMK; from the coding sequence ATGGAGAATTTCAAGAAGTCATCCGGTGACCTGATGTCGAGCGGCAAGTTGGTGGCGGAGTCCGCCATGTCTGCGTTCCAGGAGAAGAGCGTGGAGAACGTGGACAAGAAGAAGGTCGCGGGCGCCTCTGCGGAGATCCTGGACTCCGCCTCCGCCTACGCCAAGCTGGAGGACAAGCCGGTGGGGCAGTACATGGAGAAGGCCGAGGTGTACCTGAAGCAGTACAGCGCCGGCGGCACCGAGGAGAAGCCTACCGACGCCGCGGCACCTCCAGCTGCTGCCGTCGATGCGCCGCCGAAGCCggaagcggaggaggaggcgcccaAGGAGCCTGCACCGAAGCCTGAAGCggaggagagcggcggcggtctgTTCAAGATGGCTCAGGGCTTCATGAAGTAG